The genomic interval CGATGGTCGGCTATGTCCTGCAGCGCAAGCGCACCAAGCTCAACGCGTACATCAACTTCCTCGTGTTGGCCGCCCTGATCGTGCCGCCCGCCGTGCTGCCGACGATCTGGGTGCTGCAGGGCGTCGGTCTGTTCAAGACGCTCCCCGGCCTGATCCTCGTCGAAGCAACCTTCGGGCTCGCGTTCTGCATCCTGCTGTTCCGTGCATTCGTGGCGACGATCCCCAAAGAGCTCGACGAGGCTGCGATCATCGACGGCGCTGGTCCGATCCGCCTGTTCTTCGGGGTGGTCCTGCCACTGCTGAAGCCCGTGATCGTCACCGTGATCGTGGTGCAGGCCGTGAACGTGTTCAGCAACTTCCAGAACCCGCTGTACTTCCTGCCGGGCAGCGACACCCCGACCGTGCAGCTCGCGCTCTACAACTATCAGAGCCAGACGGTGAGCCAGTTCAACCTGCTGTTCATGTACGTGCTGCTCGTCACGATCCCGCCGCTCATCATGTACATCTTCTTCAACCGTCAGATCGTCGCCGGCATGACCAGTGGAGCCGTCAAGGGCTGAACCATGTCGCGCTCACCAGAA from Microbacterium pumilum carries:
- a CDS encoding carbohydrate ABC transporter permease: MTFRRWIRKYLIGIIAILVSIVVFLVPFAFVILQAAKDPREAGLVTFSLPTEWQLWENFIAVVSANDYNFVLALFNSVVLTVASVTIMVVFAAMVGYVLQRKRTKLNAYINFLVLAALIVPPAVLPTIWVLQGVGLFKTLPGLILVEATFGLAFCILLFRAFVATIPKELDEAAIIDGAGPIRLFFGVVLPLLKPVIVTVIVVQAVNVFSNFQNPLYFLPGSDTPTVQLALYNYQSQTVSQFNLLFMYVLLVTIPPLIMYIFFNRQIVAGMTSGAVKG